A single Sodalis-like secondary symbiont of Drepanosiphum platanoidis DNA region contains:
- the nuoK gene encoding NADH-quinone oxidoreductase subunit NuoK yields MILLSNSLILMFILFSLGNIGVLIRKNIIFILFSLEIIINSSAAAFIMVGSYWKQVEGHIMYIIIITTSAAEAGIILSLILQISLINKKLNINEISEIKK; encoded by the coding sequence ATGATTTTATTATCAAATAGTTTAATATTAATGTTTATATTATTTTCATTAGGAAATATAGGGGTTTTAATTAGAAAAAATATAATTTTTATATTATTTAGTTTAGAAATTATAATAAATTCTTCAGCTGCAGCATTTATAATGGTAGGAAGTTATTGGAAACAAGTTGAAGGACATATAATGTATATTATTATAATTACTACTTCTGCTGCTGAAGCAGGAATTATTTTATCATTAATATTACAAATTAGTTTAATAAATAAAAAATTAAATATTAATGAAATTAGTGAGATAAAAAAATGA
- the nuoI gene encoding NADH-quinone oxidoreductase subunit NuoI — translation MIFKKIIIGSITILRSIWLIIIQSFNKRETILYPDVSLNLSSRYRGRIILTKNKNGDEKCVACNLCSVVCPVGCISLQKSEKKNGRWYPKFFNINFSRCIFCGLCEEACPTTAIQLIPDFEMSEFKRKDLLYKKKNLLISGPGKYPDYDFYKKSGINFSKKNKKLSKNKFSPISVKNLLP, via the coding sequence ATGATTTTTAAAAAAATAATTATAGGATCTATAACAATTTTAAGAAGTATATGGTTAATTATTATTCAATCTTTTAATAAAAGAGAAACAATATTATATCCAGATGTTTCATTAAATTTATCATCTAGATATAGAGGAAGAATTATATTAACAAAAAATAAAAATGGAGATGAAAAATGTGTAGCATGTAATCTTTGTTCTGTTGTATGTCCAGTAGGATGTATTTCTTTACAAAAATCAGAAAAAAAAAATGGTAGATGGTATCCAAAATTTTTTAATATAAATTTTTCTAGATGTATTTTTTGTGGTTTATGTGAAGAAGCATGTCCAACTACTGCAATACAACTTATTCCAGATTTTGAAATGAGTGAATTTAAAAGAAAAGATTTATTATATAAAAAAAAAAATTTATTAATTTCAGGTCCTGGTAAATATCCTGATTATGATTTTTATAAAAAAAGTGGAATAAATTTTTCTAAAAAAAATAAAAAATTATCTAAAAATAAATTTTCTCCAATTAGTGTTAAAAATTTACTTCCTTAA
- the nuoH gene encoding NADH-quinone oxidoreductase subunit NuoH: MIFIKKEILNTSLNISKSLFFLGGIIFFSAYMSFIERRIIGFFQNRYGPNKVGWEGSLQLFADMLKMFFKEDWIPEFSHKFFFIISPIISFISFLLVFSIIPLNNYITIIDTNIGILFFLMMIGLSIYGIIFSGWSSNNKYSIIGSIRATAQTLSYEVFLGLSLMGVVARAGSFNIKDIIISQKNLWNIIPQFLGFITFLISGMAACHRHPFNQPEAEQEIADGYRIEYSSIKFGLFFIGEYIGMTLISAFLVILFFGGGYGPYFSGFFWFFIKTLFFNIFFMIVRAAIPYPRYDQTMMFSWKVCLPITLLNLIGTAFFILYKS, encoded by the coding sequence ATGATTTTTATAAAAAAAGAAATATTAAATACTAGTTTAAATATATCTAAATCATTATTTTTTTTAGGAGGTATAATTTTTTTTAGTGCATATATGAGTTTCATTGAAAGAAGAATAATTGGTTTTTTTCAAAATAGATATGGTCCAAATAAAGTTGGTTGGGAAGGATCTTTACAATTATTTGCAGATATGTTAAAAATGTTTTTTAAAGAAGATTGGATTCCTGAATTTTCTCATAAATTTTTTTTTATTATTTCTCCTATTATTTCTTTTATTTCATTTTTATTAGTATTTTCTATTATTCCATTAAATAATTATATAACAATTATAGATACTAATATTGGTATTTTATTTTTTTTAATGATGATTGGACTATCTATATATGGAATTATTTTTTCTGGTTGGTCTAGTAATAATAAATATTCTATTATTGGATCTATTAGAGCTACTGCACAAACATTAAGTTATGAAGTTTTTCTTGGTCTTTCATTAATGGGAGTAGTAGCACGTGCTGGATCTTTTAATATTAAAGATATTATTATTTCACAAAAAAATTTATGGAATATAATTCCTCAATTTTTAGGATTTATTACTTTTTTAATATCAGGAATGGCTGCATGTCATAGACATCCATTTAATCAACCAGAAGCTGAACAAGAAATTGCTGATGGATATAGAATAGAATATTCTAGTATAAAATTTGGTTTATTTTTTATAGGAGAATATATAGGAATGACTCTTATTTCTGCTTTTTTAGTAATATTATTTTTTGGTGGAGGATATGGACCATATTTTTCAGGATTTTTTTGGTTTTTTATAAAAACTTTATTTTTTAATATATTTTTTATGATAGTTCGAGCAGCAATTCCATATCCTAGATATGATCAAACAATGATGTTTAGTTGGAAAGTATGTTTACCAATAACATTATTAAATCTTATTGGAACTGCATTTTTTATTTTATATAAAAGTTAA
- a CDS encoding NADH-quinone oxidoreductase subunit J: MSIIFYIFGIISIISTCIVIFHKHPVYSLFYLILSLISVSCMFFSIGSYIAGSLEIIIYAGAIMILFIFIVMLLDSGKKINKNKYFIFLKNKYLFYFFILIIFNIFFYFLINESLKNKIIYFNNIEAKNIGISLFGPYSILVELSSMLLLSSLISALYMGRNFKHYLNSLKN, from the coding sequence ATGTCAATAATATTTTATATTTTTGGTATTATATCTATAATATCTACTTGTATAGTAATTTTTCATAAACATCCAGTTTATTCTCTTTTTTATTTAATATTATCATTAATATCTGTTTCTTGTATGTTTTTTTCTATAGGATCTTATATTGCAGGATCATTAGAAATTATTATTTATGCAGGTGCAATAATGATTTTATTTATTTTTATTGTAATGCTTTTAGATTCTGGAAAAAAAATAAATAAAAATAAATATTTTATTTTTTTAAAAAATAAATATTTATTTTATTTTTTTATTTTAATAATTTTTAATATATTTTTTTATTTTTTAATAAATGAATCATTAAAAAATAAAATTATTTATTTTAATAATATTGAAGCAAAAAATATTGGAATTTCTTTATTTGGACCATATTCAATTTTAGTAGAATTATCTTCTATGTTATTATTATCTAGTTTAATATCAGCATTATATATGGGAAGAAATTTCAAACATTATTTAAATAGTTTAAAAAATTAA
- a CDS encoding NADH-quinone oxidoreductase subunit M — MLLPLLIFIPFIGGLICWKSTYINNSLPCWIALISMIISLYLIILEWIFLQKNNFIFQKNNFFQWKDEFFVKWIPSFGINFHFAIDELSLIMISLTIILGIISILCSWNKIKKFNGFFYFNLLFVLSGIIGIFLSIDLFLFFFFWEIILIPISFLIILYGNKKNTIKYNIFSIKKFFIYSQFGSLLMLISILSLVIIHYYSTKVLTFDYELLLKTKMSNLHEYLIMIGFFLPFAIKIPLIPFHGWLPSLHKSSSTNGSIDISSLIIKTSYYGLIRFIIPIFPHASYKFSFIAIIIGIFNIIYGSFVSFSQNNIKKMISYLSISHMGFLLISIYSFNHLVYQGIIIQIICHTLSICALFIISSQLYKIVKTNNINKMGGLLKDLKYIQTFSFFFILCMIGVPGTGNFIGEITMLIGLYNIYPIITILVICGIFFYSINLLNMIFRIYYGPIKLNNFIKKTNIYEYLILIFISFIIIFIGFFPKLIIDITSILMKKTCNIVLHKF; from the coding sequence ATGTTATTGCCTTTATTAATATTCATTCCTTTTATTGGAGGATTAATATGTTGGAAATCTACTTATATTAATAATAGTTTACCATGTTGGATTGCATTAATAAGCATGATAATATCATTATATTTAATAATATTAGAGTGGATTTTTTTACAAAAAAATAATTTTATTTTTCAAAAAAATAATTTTTTTCAATGGAAAGATGAATTTTTTGTTAAATGGATTCCAAGTTTTGGAATAAATTTTCATTTTGCAATAGATGAATTATCATTAATAATGATATCTTTAACTATAATTTTAGGAATAATATCTATATTATGTTCTTGGAATAAAATAAAAAAATTTAATGGATTTTTTTATTTTAATTTATTATTTGTATTAAGTGGAATTATAGGAATTTTTTTATCAATTGATTTATTTTTATTTTTCTTTTTTTGGGAAATTATATTAATTCCTATATCTTTTTTAATTATTTTATATGGTAATAAAAAAAATACAATAAAATATAATATTTTTTCTATAAAAAAATTTTTTATTTATAGTCAATTTGGAAGTTTATTAATGTTAATATCTATTTTATCCTTAGTTATAATACATTATTATTCTACTAAAGTATTAACATTTGATTATGAATTATTATTAAAAACTAAAATGTCAAATTTACATGAATATTTAATAATGATAGGATTTTTTTTACCATTTGCAATAAAAATTCCATTAATTCCATTTCATGGATGGTTACCAAGTTTACATAAAAGCTCTTCTACAAATGGATCAATAGATATATCTTCTTTAATAATAAAGACATCATATTATGGATTAATAAGATTTATTATTCCTATATTTCCTCATGCATCATATAAATTTTCTTTTATAGCTATAATAATAGGAATTTTTAATATAATTTATGGATCTTTTGTTTCTTTTTCACAAAATAATATAAAAAAAATGATTTCATATCTTAGTATATCTCATATGGGATTTTTATTAATTTCTATATATTCTTTTAATCATTTGGTTTATCAAGGTATTATTATACAAATAATTTGTCATACTTTATCTATATGTGCTTTATTTATTATAAGTAGTCAACTATATAAAATAGTTAAAACTAATAATATAAATAAAATGGGAGGTTTATTAAAAGATTTAAAATATATACAAACTTTTTCTTTTTTCTTTATTTTATGTATGATTGGAGTTCCAGGGACTGGTAATTTTATTGGAGAAATTACTATGTTAATTGGACTATATAATATATATCCAATAATAACTATATTAGTTATTTGTGGAATATTTTTTTATTCAATAAATTTATTAAATATGATATTTCGTATATATTATGGGCCTATAAAATTAAATAATTTTATTAAAAAAACTAATATATATGAATATTTAATATTAATTTTTATATCTTTTATTATTATTTTTATTGGATTTTTTCCAAAATTAATTATTGATATTACTTCAATACTTATGAAAAAAACTTGTAATATTGTTTTACATAAATTTTAA
- a CDS encoding NADH-quinone oxidoreductase subunit L, translating into MNLLYLTILFPFLGFLLLTFFCNKSSKKFISIIGVGSIFLSFIISFLVTLDFIKNSKKNIYIYNQKLFNWIDINNFNISLNLYLDDLSITILLIVIIIGLLVHIYSINYIKITEDYRRFFSYMNLFISSMILLILSDNFLVMYIGWEGVGICSYLFIGFDYTKYKNIIFSMKSFIITRIGDLCLIFSMIILYNKFNTLNFTTLFLEKNQEIFKNSTSIYIAMFSILIGTIGKSAQIPLNTWLSDAMSAPTPSSALLHSSTMVISGIYLISRINKLFLYFPNLLYIISIIGSITIIMTSIFALSEKNIKKILAYSTMSQLGYIFLSLGIEEWYLAILHLIIHAFIKSLLFLSSDYLINFYNKEQNIYKIGIFKNSNYLLYFLFLFGAFYLSSFPFITPSFYSKDLILLQTLEKNHLFLFIIAIIGSFFTVLYIFRMILIIFYKKEKINPFYIKKKYIFKIFSLFLLIFLSIFIGPWTILPINKFFIKNLFYKKKLFYIELISSILIILGIIISYYIWGSSKKILIFIKKNKLYKFLFYYIFNPKNIDFIYKKIFVYPFLLISKYLKIDPINYFINKNILKIYSIINKSNNILKKNISTSYISIFLGLLIIIFLLI; encoded by the coding sequence ATGAATTTATTATATTTAACAATATTATTTCCTTTTTTAGGATTTTTATTGTTAACTTTTTTTTGTAATAAATCTTCTAAAAAATTTATATCTATAATAGGTGTTGGAAGTATTTTTTTATCTTTTATTATATCTTTTTTAGTAACTTTAGATTTTATAAAAAATTCAAAAAAAAATATATATATATATAATCAAAAATTATTTAATTGGATAGATATTAATAATTTTAATATTTCATTAAATCTTTATTTAGATGATCTTTCTATTACGATATTATTAATAGTTATTATTATAGGATTATTAGTTCATATTTATTCAATAAATTATATAAAAATAACAGAAGATTATAGACGTTTTTTTTCATATATGAATTTATTTATTTCTAGTATGATATTATTAATTTTATCAGATAATTTTCTTGTAATGTATATTGGATGGGAAGGAGTTGGTATTTGTAGTTATCTTTTTATTGGATTTGATTATACAAAATATAAAAATATAATTTTTTCTATGAAATCTTTTATTATTACTAGAATTGGAGATTTATGTTTAATTTTTTCTATGATTATTTTATATAATAAGTTTAATACATTAAATTTTACAACTCTTTTTTTAGAAAAAAATCAAGAAATTTTTAAAAATTCTACATCTATTTATATAGCTATGTTTTCAATATTAATTGGTACTATAGGAAAATCTGCACAAATTCCATTGAATACTTGGTTATCTGATGCAATGTCTGCTCCAACTCCATCTTCTGCATTACTTCATTCTTCTACTATGGTTATATCTGGTATATATTTAATATCTAGAATAAACAAATTATTTTTATATTTTCCTAATTTATTATATATAATATCTATTATAGGATCAATAACAATAATTATGACTAGTATTTTTGCTTTATCAGAGAAAAATATTAAAAAAATATTAGCATATTCAACCATGAGTCAATTAGGTTATATTTTCTTATCACTAGGTATAGAAGAATGGTATTTAGCTATTTTACATCTAATAATTCATGCATTTATAAAGTCTTTATTATTTTTATCTTCTGATTATTTAATTAATTTTTATAATAAAGAACAAAATATTTATAAAATTGGAATATTTAAAAATTCTAATTATCTATTATATTTTTTATTTTTATTTGGAGCTTTTTATCTTTCATCTTTTCCATTTATTACTCCTAGTTTTTATTCTAAAGATTTAATTTTATTACAAACATTAGAAAAAAATCATTTATTTTTATTTATAATTGCAATAATAGGATCTTTTTTTACTGTATTATATATATTTCGTATGATATTAATAATTTTTTATAAAAAAGAAAAAATTAATCCTTTTTATATAAAAAAAAAATATATATTTAAAATTTTTTCTTTATTTTTATTAATTTTTTTATCAATTTTTATTGGTCCATGGACAATTCTTCCAATAAACAAATTTTTTATAAAAAATTTGTTTTACAAAAAAAAATTATTTTATATTGAATTAATATCTAGTATATTAATTATATTAGGAATAATAATATCTTATTACATTTGGGGTAGTTCAAAAAAAATATTGATTTTTATAAAAAAAAATAAATTATATAAATTTTTATTTTATTATATTTTTAATCCAAAAAATATTGATTTTATATATAAAAAAATATTTGTTTATCCTTTTTTATTAATTTCAAAATATTTAAAAATTGATCCTATAAATTATTTTATAAATAAAAATATATTAAAAATTTATTCAATAATTAATAAATCAAATAATATTTTAAAAAAAAATATTAGTACATCCTATATATCAATATTTTTAGGATTATTAATAATAATATTTTTATTAATATAA